ACGTCGAAGCCCTGCTCCAGGAGCGTTCTGACGACGCTCCGATCGGGCTGGAGGTCGAGGATCGTCGGCTTGTTGATCAGCGCGTAGACGATCAGGATCGGGACGTCGTGCTGTTCGTCGGTCTGGGCCTCGTAGTGGCGCAGCTCGAGTTTGTTCTCCTCGTAGACGACCTCGTTCGGGGTGCCCGCGATCTCGACGTCGCCCATCGTCTCGGCTCGGTCGGGCGCGACGGTGCCCTTCTCGACCGCCTCCGCGGCCGCTGTCCAGCCCTGGCGGTAGAGGTCGAGACTGGTGATGAAGGGGTTGACCGTCATCGGTCCTCGAGCAGCTGGTCGAGCTTCTTCTCGATGGCGTGCTGTCTCCGCTCGACCTCGAGCAGGCGCTCACCCACCTCGAGGACGTCGCCGCGGGTGGCGAAGCCGAGGGTGTGAAGCGTTTCCTCCGCGGCCTCGTCGGCCTGCTGCTGGAGGTCGAGCGCCTGTTCGACGCTCTGGCCGGTCGCGGCGGCGAACGCGGAAGTGGCGGTGACGTCCTTGAACGCCTCGTTGGCCGCCGAGAGCCATATGTCCCGGAACTCCTCGGGCGAGACATCCTCGCCAGCCATCGCGT
This region of Halalkalicoccus sp. CGA53 genomic DNA includes:
- a CDS encoding poly(R)-hydroxyalkanoic acid synthase subunit PhaE: MSDAEIPMSEPDHWNEFMDAMNESFAQALEQNVEAQSQFVESWVESLERATEEEQVKEGVEGYAKAYETWMSAAQESFERSGDAMAGEDVSPEEFRDIWLSAANEAFKDVTATSAFAAATGQSVEQALDLQQQADEAAEETLHTLGFATRGDVLEVGERLLEVERRQHAIEKKLDQLLEDR